The nucleotide window GGAATCGAAGGTGCACCGGCCGTGATGATGATGGCGTCAAAGGGCGCCTCGTCCTCCCAGCCGCTGGTTCCGTCACTGAGCCGGATATTGACGGTGTTGGCCCCGATGGTATCGAGCACCCGCCGGGCTCGCCGGGCCAGAGCCGGGAACCGCTCGACCGTATAGACCCGGGAGGCGATCCGGGCCAGGACAGCGGCCTGATAACCGGAGCCGGTGCCGATTTCGAGCACCT belongs to Desulfuromonadales bacterium and includes:
- a CDS encoding methyltransferase domain-containing protein; protein product: VLEIGTGSGYQAAVLARIASRVYTVERFPALARRARRVLDTIGANTVNIRLSDGTSGWEDEAPFDAIIITAGAPSIPSQYREQLAIGGRLVIPVGTLGTQVLKRVVRVGERGYEEEDLLDCRFVPLVGRFGWEEEKAG